From the genome of Jannaschia sp. S6380:
CTATCTGGCAGGAGAGCCCGCCGCCGAGGAAAAGGCCGCGCTTCTGCTCGGTCTGATGGCCGGGATGGACGTGGGCCGTCATCTGATCGGCAATCCGGCGCTGCAACCGAACCGCGACGACGATCTGCGCCCCCGGCTGGTGGCGGCGATCCGGGCCGTCTTGCAGGACGGGCCGGAGGGGCCCGGCGGTTGAGCGGTGCACCCGTTCGCCGCGGGCCGTTCTCAGGCCGCCGGAACCCCACCCCGAAGGACCGTGGCCATGCGCCCCGCGTCGATGTTGCCGCCGCACAGGATCACGGCGACATTCCGGCCCGACATGGCGTCCCGCTCCTGCATCAAGCCGGCCAGCGGGGCCGCGCCCGCGCCCTCCGCCGCGTTGTGCGTTGCGGTCCAGTAAAGGCGGATCGCCTCCGCCACCTCCGCATCCGACACCGATATGATCCGCGCGGCGCCCTTGGAATAGATGTCGAAGGCGGCCTGCACCGGCATCCGAACGGCCATCCCGTCGGCGAAGGTGTCCGCCGAATTGGTCTCGACCAGGTGCCCGGCTTCGACCGACAACTTGGCGCACATCGCGTTCTCGGACACGACGCCCACGATCTCGGCCCGGTGGTCCAGCGCATCCCGCGCGGCGATGCAGCCGCAGATGCCCGAGCCGCAGCCGATGGGCACATACAGCACCTCGATCTCCGGATGCGCCGACAGAAGTTCCCCGCCATAGGTCGCCACGCCGCGCACCAACTCGCGGTGGAAGGGCGGCACGATGGTCAGCCCCTCCGCTTCGGCCACGCGGAACGCCTCCTCCCGCGCGACGTCGAAATCGGCGCCATGCACCCGCAGGTCGGCCCCCCAGGCCTTCATCGCCGCGTTCTTCTCGGGCGAGTTGCCCTCGGGCACGTAGACCACGGCCCGCAGGCCGGCCGCCACCGCCGCGCGCGCCTGGCTCTGGCCGTGATTGCCGCGCGTGGCCGTGACGATGCCGGGGCTTTCGGGATGGGACCGGCGCAGCCAGTCGATGAAGGTCACGCCGCCCCGCACCTTGAAGGCGCCGGTGGGCAGGTGGTTCTCGTGTTTCACGATCACCCGCGCGCCGGTGGCGGCATCCAGCAGGGGCCAGTTCAGTTGCGGCGAAGCGGGCACCGTCCGGTGCACCAGGTCCGCCGCCGCGGCGAGTTCATTCAGGTCGAACATCCCATCTTCCTCTGGCCGGAAATACCTCGGGGGTGCGGGGGCTGGCCCCCGCGCGTCATATCAGGAACAGCGTGATCGCCGGAAACGCCACCAGGATCGCCACGCGCACGATGTCGGAGCCGACGAAGAACATCACCGCGCGATAGGTCTGCAGCATCGGGGTGCCCCGATCCATCGCGTTGATGACGAACAGGTTCATGCCCACCGGCGGCGTGATCAGCCCGACCTCGACCACGATCAGGACGAGGATGCCGAACCAGATCGCCACATGCTCCGCCGACATGCCGAAATCGAGCGCCGAGATGACGGGAAAGAAGATCGGGACCGTCAGGAGGATCATCGACAGCGAGTCCATCAGGCAGCCGAAGATCAGGTAGAAGACGAGGATCACGACCAGCACGGTGATCGGCGCGAAGCCTTGGCCCACGACCCATTGCGACATCTCCTGCGGAACCTGGGTCAGGGCGAGGAAGCCGTTGTAGATCGCGGCCCCCAGCACGATGAAGAAGATCATCGCCGAGGATTTCGCGGTGACGAGGAAGCTCTCGATCAGGGTCCGGCCGTTCAGCCCCCCGTTCAGGAGCGCGATCAGCCCGGTGCCGAGCGCGCCGACTGCGGCCCCCTCGGTGGGCGTGAAGATGCCGCCATAGATGCCGCCCACGACCGCGACGAAGACCAGCAGCACCGGCCAGACCGCCGCCAGCAGACGGAAGCGTTCGCCCATCGGGATCGCATCGCGCGTGCCCGCCGCTCCGGGGTTCAGCCGCACATAGACCGAGATCGCGATGACATAGCCGAGTGCCGCCAGAAGCCCCGGCAGGAAGGCCGCGAGGAACAGCTTGGCGATGTTCTGTTCGGTCAGGATGGCATAGATCACCAGCACGACCGAAGGCGGAATCAGGATGCCCAGCGTCCCCCCCGCCGCCAGCGTCGCGGTCGAGAAGCCGCCGTCATAGCCGTAGCGCCGCAATTCCGGCAGGGCCACGCGGCCCATGGTGGCGGCGGTGGCCAGCGACGAGCCGCAGATCGCGCCGAACCCCGCGCAGGCGCCGATGGCCGCCATCGCGACCCCCCCGCGCCGGTGGCCCAGGAACCCTTCGGCCGCGCGGAACAGGGCCTGGCTCATGCCGCCCAGCGTCGCGAAATGCCCCATCAGGAGGAACATCGGCACGATGGAAAGGGAGTAGGAGGAGAAGGTCGAATAGGTCTCGTTTTTCAACCGCGACAGCGCGACGAGGTTGCCGCCCGTCACGAGGTACAGGCCGACAATCCCCGTCAGGAACATCGCCAGCCCGATCGGCACGCGCAGGAAGATCAGGATCAGCAGCGCCGGGAAGCTGGTCAGGCCGATTTCGAGGTTGGTCAATGCGACGCCCCCCCGGGCGCGAGGATCGGCGCGCCGGTGACCAGCTCCACGATCCGCACGAGCGCGACATAGACCGCGACCAGCGCCGCCACGACCGCGCCCGACAGCGCCGCCGCATAGGCCCACCAGATCGGGAACTGGATCAGGTAGGTCGTCTCGCCATAGGCCATCTTGGCCTGCGTCCCCTGGCCCAGCTGCCAGGCGATCAGCACCATGACCGCCGCGAACAGCGCCGACCAGAGAACGGCCAGCACGCGGTTCGCCCGCACACCCAGGGCGTTCGTGAAGATGTCGACCGAGGCATGCCCGTCACGCAGCTGCGTGATCGGCAGGAAGGCGAAGATGGTGAAGGCCATCCCTGCCTCGACCAGCTCGAAATCGCCGTTGATCGGCCCAATTCCCGTGGCTTCGGCCACGCCGCCCAGGCCCGCGGAGTGCAGCCAACCGTTCAGGAACCGGCCCAGGACGGACAGGCAAGTCATCACGATCAGCGCGGTCAGGACCAGACCGCCGAGGATCGCCATGACCCGCGCGAGCGCCTCGATGATGCGGCTCAGCATGTGCCCGTCCCCCATGCGACGGGGCCGCGCGACATCCGCGCGGCCCCCCGCTTCGCCTTATGACGTCAGCCCTCGTAGGCGTCCATCAGTTCGCGGGCCTGGTCGATCAGGGCCTGCCCGTCGATGCCCTTGCCGTCCATCTCGGCGACCCAGGCGTCATAGACGGGCTGCGCCGCGTCGACCCATTCCTGCGCCTCCTCCTCGGTCAGCGTCAGGATGGTGTTGCCCGCATCCACCGCCAGTTGGCGCGACGGCCCGTCGGCGGCCGCCTGGGTGGACCCGGCGAAGACCGAGAACTCCAGCCCCGAATTGTCGTCGATCACCTGTTTCAGATCGTCGGGCAGGCTCTCGTACTTCGCCTTGTTCATCGCCAGAACGAAGGTCACCGTGTAAAGCATGTTGCCGTCGAACTCGGTGTGGTAGGTCACCAGTTCCGGCACCTTCAGCGCCTCGGTCACCTCCCACGGCATGGTGGTCGCATCGATGACCCCCTTCGATAGTGCCTCGGGCACCGCCGGGATCGGCATGCCGACCGGCGTGGCGCCCAGCGTCTCCAGAAGCTGGTTCACCATGCGCGACGCACCGCGGACCTTGACGCCCTGCAGGTCGGCCGGCGTGCGGATCTCTTTGTCGGCATGGATCAGGCCCTGGCCGTGGACCCAGGCGCCCAGCAGGTGGACGTTCGAGAACTCCTCCTGCATCTCGGACTCGTACATCTGCCAATAGGCACTGCTGGCGGCGCCGGCATCGGACACCATGAACGGCAGTTCAAACACCTCGGTGCGCGGATAGCGGCCGGGGGTG
Proteins encoded in this window:
- a CDS encoding threonine dehydratase; this translates as MFDLNELAAAADLVHRTVPASPQLNWPLLDAATGARVIVKHENHLPTGAFKVRGGVTFIDWLRRSHPESPGIVTATRGNHGQSQARAAVAAGLRAVVYVPEGNSPEKNAAMKAWGADLRVHGADFDVAREEAFRVAEAEGLTIVPPFHRELVRGVATYGGELLSAHPEIEVLYVPIGCGSGICGCIAARDALDHRAEIVGVVSENAMCAKLSVEAGHLVETNSADTFADGMAVRMPVQAAFDIYSKGAARIISVSDAEVAEAIRLYWTATHNAAEGAGAAPLAGLMQERDAMSGRNVAVILCGGNIDAGRMATVLRGGVPAA
- a CDS encoding TRAP transporter large permease, producing the protein MTNLEIGLTSFPALLILIFLRVPIGLAMFLTGIVGLYLVTGGNLVALSRLKNETYSTFSSYSLSIVPMFLLMGHFATLGGMSQALFRAAEGFLGHRRGGVAMAAIGACAGFGAICGSSLATAATMGRVALPELRRYGYDGGFSTATLAAGGTLGILIPPSVVLVIYAILTEQNIAKLFLAAFLPGLLAALGYVIAISVYVRLNPGAAGTRDAIPMGERFRLLAAVWPVLLVFVAVVGGIYGGIFTPTEGAAVGALGTGLIALLNGGLNGRTLIESFLVTAKSSAMIFFIVLGAAIYNGFLALTQVPQEMSQWVVGQGFAPITVLVVILVFYLIFGCLMDSLSMILLTVPIFFPVISALDFGMSAEHVAIWFGILVLIVVEVGLITPPVGMNLFVINAMDRGTPMLQTYRAVMFFVGSDIVRVAILVAFPAITLFLI
- a CDS encoding TRAP transporter small permease; translation: MLSRIIEALARVMAILGGLVLTALIVMTCLSVLGRFLNGWLHSAGLGGVAEATGIGPINGDFELVEAGMAFTIFAFLPITQLRDGHASVDIFTNALGVRANRVLAVLWSALFAAVMVLIAWQLGQGTQAKMAYGETTYLIQFPIWWAYAAALSGAVVAALVAVYVALVRIVELVTGAPILAPGGASH
- a CDS encoding TRAP transporter substrate-binding protein — protein: MMNRRMLTGLLGGAALGLAALPVLAQEVTLKLHQFLPAQANVPVQILDVWADNVEEASEGRISVERFPSMQLGGTPPELMDQAIDGVADVVWTVVGYTPGRYPRTEVFELPFMVSDAGAASSAYWQMYESEMQEEFSNVHLLGAWVHGQGLIHADKEIRTPADLQGVKVRGASRMVNQLLETLGATPVGMPIPAVPEALSKGVIDATTMPWEVTEALKVPELVTYHTEFDGNMLYTVTFVLAMNKAKYESLPDDLKQVIDDNSGLEFSVFAGSTQAAADGPSRQLAVDAGNTILTLTEEEAQEWVDAAQPVYDAWVAEMDGKGIDGQALIDQARELMDAYEG